A genome region from Anaerobaca lacustris includes the following:
- a CDS encoding glycosyl hydrolase family 95 catalytic domain-containing protein — MQSRRRWFSTGWVAIAVALLLVGPTGAAGSDGMRLDGKSPIYEAQSQRALDLTDEVTLEAWVRADRMGQSGGRILDKSMPGTSDGYMLDTFPGNSLRFVNAKGSCTYDAKLPADRWSHVAGVYSASKKIMKLYLNGQEVASADGGAFVPMTTTGIPLRIGCDPRGDNRFVGRIQRAAVYRRALNADEIASRANQAEPASLRGVVGEWVFAAEPGRKIEPVAGRLALEVEGLNSSTRFWGTIAGQVSAPKEPLSLWYRQPAVEWVEALAVGNGRLGAMVFGGIDRERIQLNEDTLWAGGPYDPTRPEALEALPEARRLIFAGKYREADALIGKQMMSKPLGQMPYQVVGDLLLAFPSVEKVTDYRRDLNLDEAVASVTYTVDDVTFKREVFSSPVDQVIVVRITASKPGRVSFTAGMKTPQRATIETENSDTLVMRGVNGASQGIDGALKFQSRVRVLASGGTTKSEGDRLTVTNADSATLLVAAATSYKSFKDVSGDPETPAKAAITAASAKSFDTLRADHVAEHRRLFRRVSLDLGVTEVASLPTDERIRNSMTNHDPQLAALYFQFGRYLLISSSRPGTQPANLQGIWNDSMSPPWSSKYTININTEMNYWPAEPTALSECVEPLVAMVMDLTETGARTARVNWGASGWVCHHNTDLWRASGPIDGPFWGFWPTGGAWLCKHLWEHYEYGGDQAFLAKVYPALKGASQFFLDTLVEEPTHKWLVTCPSISPENGHKYGVSVCAGPTMDNQILRDLFASCIHAATILGVDEAFRGKLEATRARLAPDQIGKEGQLQEWLEDWDMEAGDIHHRHVSHLYGLHPSDQINVHDTPELAAAVRRSLEIRGDNATGWGIGWRINLWARLQDAEHTFQILKLLLGPERTYPNMFDAHPPFQIDGNFGGASGIAEMLLQTRVRFSGPAMTAEIELLPALPKAFATGSVRGLRAKGGFDVDIEWADGKLVAATIRSRLGSACRLRYGDVVREVRIEKGGTFRWDGR, encoded by the coding sequence ATGCAGTCACGCAGAAGATGGTTCTCCACGGGGTGGGTCGCAATCGCTGTCGCTTTGCTTCTGGTGGGGCCGACTGGGGCGGCTGGGTCGGACGGAATGCGGCTGGACGGCAAGTCGCCGATCTATGAGGCACAGAGCCAGAGGGCGCTGGACCTGACGGACGAAGTGACGCTGGAGGCGTGGGTGCGGGCCGACCGGATGGGGCAGAGCGGCGGACGCATCCTCGACAAGTCCATGCCCGGCACCTCCGATGGGTATATGCTCGACACGTTCCCCGGCAATTCGCTGCGGTTCGTCAACGCCAAGGGCAGTTGCACGTACGACGCCAAGCTGCCGGCGGACCGCTGGTCGCACGTGGCCGGCGTGTACAGCGCGTCGAAGAAGATCATGAAGCTCTACCTGAACGGCCAAGAGGTTGCCAGCGCCGACGGCGGGGCGTTCGTCCCCATGACGACGACGGGGATACCGCTTCGGATCGGCTGCGACCCGCGCGGGGACAATCGTTTCGTCGGGCGGATTCAGCGTGCGGCGGTCTATCGGCGGGCGCTGAATGCCGACGAGATTGCGTCGCGGGCGAATCAGGCGGAACCAGCGTCACTGAGAGGCGTCGTCGGGGAATGGGTCTTCGCCGCGGAGCCAGGACGCAAAATCGAACCGGTGGCAGGCAGACTGGCCCTGGAGGTCGAGGGACTCAACAGCAGCACGAGGTTCTGGGGCACGATCGCCGGGCAGGTCTCGGCGCCGAAGGAGCCGCTGAGCTTGTGGTACCGTCAGCCTGCGGTCGAGTGGGTCGAGGCGTTGGCGGTCGGGAACGGTCGGCTGGGGGCGATGGTCTTCGGCGGGATCGACCGCGAACGCATCCAGCTCAACGAGGACACGCTGTGGGCGGGCGGACCGTACGATCCGACCCGCCCGGAGGCGTTGGAGGCGCTGCCCGAGGCCCGGCGTCTGATCTTCGCGGGCAAGTACCGCGAGGCCGATGCCCTCATCGGCAAGCAGATGATGTCGAAGCCGCTGGGGCAGATGCCGTATCAGGTCGTGGGCGATTTGCTTCTGGCGTTTCCGAGCGTCGAGAAGGTGACGGACTATCGCCGGGACCTCAATCTCGACGAGGCCGTGGCGAGCGTGACCTATACGGTCGATGACGTGACGTTCAAGCGCGAGGTTTTCTCTAGCCCCGTGGACCAGGTGATCGTCGTTCGCATTACCGCGAGCAAGCCCGGCCGAGTCTCGTTCACCGCCGGGATGAAGACGCCGCAGCGGGCCACGATCGAGACGGAGAACTCCGATACGCTCGTGATGCGTGGCGTCAACGGCGCATCACAAGGCATCGACGGCGCGCTGAAGTTCCAGTCACGCGTCCGCGTTCTAGCCTCCGGCGGGACCACCAAATCGGAAGGGGATCGCCTCACCGTGACCAACGCGGATTCGGCGACGCTGCTCGTGGCCGCGGCCACCAGCTACAAGAGCTTCAAAGACGTCAGCGGCGATCCCGAGACACCGGCCAAGGCCGCCATTACAGCCGCGAGCGCCAAATCGTTCGACACCTTACGGGCCGACCACGTGGCCGAACACAGACGGCTCTTCCGTCGCGTCAGTCTGGACCTCGGTGTCACCGAGGTCGCGAGTCTGCCGACCGACGAGCGCATCCGGAATTCCATGACGAACCACGATCCGCAACTGGCGGCGCTCTATTTCCAGTTCGGACGGTATCTGCTGATCTCCAGTTCGCGGCCCGGCACGCAGCCGGCCAACCTTCAGGGCATCTGGAACGACAGCATGAGTCCGCCATGGAGCAGCAAGTACACGATCAACATCAATACGGAGATGAACTATTGGCCCGCCGAGCCGACCGCTCTGAGCGAGTGTGTCGAGCCCTTGGTGGCGATGGTGATGGACCTGACCGAGACGGGCGCGCGGACCGCCCGCGTCAACTGGGGCGCCAGCGGCTGGGTCTGCCACCACAACACCGACCTGTGGCGGGCTTCGGGCCCGATCGACGGGCCGTTCTGGGGCTTCTGGCCGACCGGCGGGGCGTGGCTGTGCAAGCACCTCTGGGAGCACTACGAGTACGGCGGCGACCAGGCGTTCCTTGCGAAGGTCTATCCTGCGCTGAAGGGCGCGAGCCAGTTTTTCCTCGATACGCTCGTGGAAGAGCCGACGCACAAGTGGCTGGTGACGTGTCCGTCCATCTCGCCTGAGAATGGGCACAAGTACGGCGTCTCGGTTTGTGCCGGGCCGACGATGGACAACCAGATCCTTCGCGATTTGTTCGCGAGCTGCATCCATGCCGCCACGATTCTGGGTGTGGATGAGGCGTTCCGCGGCAAGCTGGAAGCGACGCGGGCACGGCTGGCCCCGGACCAGATCGGCAAGGAGGGCCAACTCCAGGAATGGCTGGAAGACTGGGACATGGAGGCGGGCGACATCCATCACCGCCACGTCTCGCATCTGTACGGCCTGCATCCCAGCGACCAGATCAACGTACACGACACGCCGGAACTGGCGGCCGCCGTCCGCCGTTCGCTGGAGATTCGCGGCGATAACGCCACTGGCTGGGGCATCGGCTGGCGGATCAATCTCTGGGCGAGGCTCCAGGACGCCGAGCACACCTTTCAAATTCTCAAGCTGCTGCTCGGGCCCGAGCGGACCTATCCGAACATGTTCGACGCCCACCCGCCGTTCCAGATCGACGGCAACTTCGGCGGCGCCAGCGGCATTGCCGAGATGCTCTTGCAGACCCGCGTGCGTTTCTCCGGCCCGGCGATGACGGCTGAGATCGAGCTGCTGCCCGCGCTGCCCAAGGCCTTTGCCACCGGCTCCGTCCGGGGTCTGCGCGCCAAGGGCGGGTTCGACGTGGACATCGAATGGGCCGACGGCAAGCTCGTTGCCGCGACGATCCGGTCGCGACTGGGCAGCGCGTGCCGCCTGCGCTATGGCGATGTGGTCCGTGAGGTGCGGATTGAGAAGGGCGGGACCTTCCGCTGGGATGGGCGTTGA
- a CDS encoding cation:proton antiporter, giving the protein MWLDGSYWQELKTLFMEHPLFLVGILLIIGYFLGKLFRRLTMPEISGFIFAGLIVNSFTTGLVTHELTASLNIVTETAIGLLALSVGAEFSVRKMRRIGRNVVRITFIGLLVTFLVVLVSCLALSRVFPELPVGYPYAILLAVMACATAPAVIIAEIHHLRAHGRFVDYLFGVVALGDAVAVVVFGLAFTVVINILNVQVAASYTLISSLREIALSVVAGAIGGLVLHLLSRRIQNPGEHLIATIGVLFIMTGFAIVLHLSPLLANMVMGAVLINLSSGNHRLFRQIEPLTPPIYALFFVIAGIEMNPGIFLQRTVLIAGLFYIVVRAAGKYAGTYAGTLACGLAPPIRRNLGLCMFSQGGIALGFVLLIQSSPLATGLIEGDPLYGVFPEMVNIVLASIFVNEIASPFLLRHAILRGNEMEAE; this is encoded by the coding sequence ATGTGGTTGGACGGATCATACTGGCAGGAGCTGAAGACGCTCTTCATGGAACACCCGTTGTTCCTGGTGGGCATTCTTCTGATCATCGGCTACTTTCTCGGCAAGCTGTTCCGTCGGCTGACCATGCCGGAGATCTCCGGCTTCATCTTCGCCGGCCTGATTGTCAACTCCTTCACGACCGGCCTGGTCACGCATGAACTGACGGCATCGCTGAACATCGTGACGGAGACGGCCATCGGGCTGTTGGCGCTGAGCGTCGGGGCCGAGTTCTCGGTCCGCAAGATGCGCCGGATCGGACGCAACGTGGTGCGGATCACGTTTATTGGGCTGCTCGTGACCTTCCTGGTGGTGCTGGTCAGTTGCCTGGCCCTGAGCCGGGTCTTCCCGGAACTGCCGGTCGGATATCCGTATGCCATTCTGCTGGCGGTGATGGCCTGCGCCACGGCGCCGGCCGTGATCATCGCCGAGATCCATCACCTGCGGGCGCATGGGCGGTTCGTGGACTACCTCTTCGGCGTCGTGGCGCTGGGCGATGCGGTGGCGGTCGTGGTCTTCGGCCTGGCCTTCACGGTCGTGATCAACATCCTTAACGTACAGGTTGCCGCGTCGTACACGCTGATCTCATCACTGCGGGAGATCGCTCTGTCGGTCGTGGCCGGGGCGATCGGCGGCCTGGTCCTGCACCTGCTGTCCCGGCGCATTCAGAACCCAGGCGAACACCTGATCGCCACGATCGGCGTGCTGTTCATCATGACCGGCTTCGCCATCGTGCTGCACCTTTCGCCGCTGCTGGCGAACATGGTGATGGGCGCGGTCCTGATCAACCTGTCCAGCGGGAACCATCGCCTGTTCCGCCAGATCGAGCCGCTGACGCCGCCCATCTATGCGTTGTTCTTCGTCATCGCCGGCATCGAGATGAACCCTGGAATCTTCCTCCAGCGGACCGTGCTGATCGCGGGCCTGTTCTATATCGTTGTGCGTGCGGCGGGCAAATACGCAGGCACCTACGCCGGCACGTTGGCCTGCGGCCTGGCGCCGCCGATTCGCCGCAACCTCGGGTTGTGCATGTTCTCCCAGGGCGGCATCGCACTGGGCTTCGTCCTGCTGATCCAGTCGTCGCCGCTGGCTACGGGATTGATCGAGGGCGACCCGCTCTATGGGGTGTTCCCCGAAATGGTCAACATCGTCCTGGCATCGATCTTCGTCAATGAAATAGCGTCGCCGTTCCTGCTGCGTCACGCCATTCTGCGGGGCAACGAAATGGAGGCGGAATGA
- the cmk gene encoding (d)CMP kinase, whose amino-acid sequence MALFVVTIDGPAASGKSTVARRVARRIGATFLDTGAMYRAVTFAAMQDAVDWSDEAQLVGVVERHAFAFEADDDTMRVFVDGVDVTDGIRDPDLTANVRHVAASPPMRARLVEMQRQFARRFGRVVTEGRDQGTVAFPDADVKFYLVADATERARRRKADLEAQGVAADLDELRRAIEARDRSDESRAVGPLKPAADAICVDTTRLTVDEVVEQLLNRINAGGEQPPE is encoded by the coding sequence ATGGCGCTGTTCGTGGTGACAATCGACGGTCCGGCTGCCAGCGGAAAGAGCACGGTGGCGCGCCGGGTGGCCCGCCGGATCGGCGCAACGTTCCTCGATACGGGTGCGATGTACCGCGCCGTCACCTTCGCGGCGATGCAGGACGCCGTCGATTGGAGCGACGAGGCGCAGTTGGTCGGCGTGGTCGAGAGGCACGCCTTCGCGTTCGAGGCCGACGACGACACGATGCGGGTCTTCGTCGACGGGGTCGATGTCACCGACGGGATCCGCGATCCGGATCTGACCGCGAACGTTCGCCACGTTGCCGCCTCGCCTCCGATGCGTGCCAGGCTCGTCGAGATGCAGAGGCAGTTCGCCCGGCGTTTCGGTCGCGTGGTCACCGAGGGCCGCGACCAGGGGACCGTGGCGTTTCCCGATGCCGACGTCAAGTTCTACCTCGTCGCCGATGCGACCGAGAGGGCCCGCCGGCGCAAGGCCGATCTCGAAGCCCAGGGCGTCGCGGCCGACCTCGACGAGCTTCGTCGTGCGATCGAAGCGCGCGACCGCAGCGACGAGAGTCGCGCGGTCGGACCGCTCAAGCCGGCGGCCGATGCGATCTGCGTCGATACGACCCGCCTGACCGTCGATGAAGTTGTCGAGCAACTGCTGAATCGAATCAATGCCGGAGGCGAGCAGCCTCCGGAATAG
- a CDS encoding PTS sugar transporter subunit IIA: MNIADYIHTDHIRVDFRARNKAQALTKIAALAAKSPPLKGVSEEQIHQLLAEREAAVSTGIGHGVAIPHARLDALKDFVILVLLAPDGVEYDAIDRRRVQIFFVVLAPSDKVAEHLKVLAGLARMLSQTTFRKEALKTRTPEILYEVLVRHLSGEAAPAQGDRQKRRLLLIVLYYDQLLNDVLEYLIDVNVDGATILRSEGMGAYISNLPLFASFLGFMREDVKISHTILTLIPEQDEARIVRGIESITGDLDKTRGAMVMTLDVAFYKGTMDML, from the coding sequence ATGAACATCGCCGATTACATCCACACAGACCATATTCGCGTCGACTTCCGGGCGCGCAACAAGGCGCAGGCCCTGACGAAGATCGCCGCTCTGGCCGCCAAATCGCCGCCGCTCAAAGGGGTCTCCGAAGAGCAGATCCACCAGTTGTTGGCCGAGCGCGAGGCGGCGGTCTCGACGGGGATCGGACACGGCGTGGCGATTCCGCACGCCCGGCTGGACGCCCTCAAGGACTTCGTCATCCTCGTGCTGCTGGCCCCCGACGGCGTGGAGTACGACGCCATCGACCGTCGGCGGGTGCAGATCTTCTTCGTCGTGCTGGCCCCGTCCGACAAGGTCGCCGAACACCTCAAGGTGCTGGCGGGATTGGCGCGAATGCTGAGCCAGACCACGTTCCGCAAAGAGGCGCTCAAGACCCGCACGCCCGAGATTCTCTATGAGGTGCTGGTCCGCCATCTCAGCGGAGAGGCCGCCCCGGCCCAGGGCGACCGGCAGAAGCGCCGTCTGCTGCTGATCGTGCTGTACTACGATCAACTGCTCAACGACGTGCTGGAGTATCTGATCGACGTGAACGTCGACGGCGCAACGATCCTCCGCTCCGAGGGCATGGGCGCCTACATCTCGAACCTGCCGCTGTTCGCCAGCTTTCTGGGGTTCATGCGCGAGGACGTGAAGATCAGTCATACCATCCTGACGCTCATTCCGGAACAGGATGAGGCCAGGATCGTCCGCGGGATCGAGTCGATCACCGGCGACCTCGACAAGACGCGCGGCGCAATGGTCATGACGCTCGACGTCGCCTTCTACAAAGGCACCATGGACATGCTGTAG
- a CDS encoding family 43 glycosylhydrolase, translating to MKDAKMHVLLGVAVFVGASFCSAAEQEMLRLSGDTALHDPVIIKEGDTYYVFATGGRRGQNCVPIHTSTDLRHWTRIGYVFEELPEWAPKEIPGTRGTWAPDISFFNGTYHLYYSVSTFGKNSSAIGLAVNETLDPNSPKYKWVDRGMVVRSTEGADDWNAIDGNIAIEDNGRVWLNWGSFWGGIKMRRIDPATGMLSAEDTKLYSLARRPRSVDGAVEAPFLIRRDGDWYLFVSFDFCCRGAKSTYNVRVGRSRDITGPYVDRDGTPMMEGGGTLVIEATEGAWRGAGHQAVLQEGGIDYLVFHAYDATTGRSHLQISTMVWEDGWPRVGSLP from the coding sequence ATGAAAGACGCGAAGATGCATGTGCTGCTTGGCGTTGCGGTGTTCGTCGGCGCCTCGTTCTGCAGCGCTGCCGAGCAGGAGATGCTCCGGCTCAGCGGCGATACCGCGCTGCACGATCCGGTCATCATCAAAGAGGGCGATACGTATTACGTATTCGCCACCGGCGGCCGGCGGGGACAGAACTGCGTGCCGATCCATACCTCGACGGACTTGCGACACTGGACCAGGATCGGCTACGTGTTCGAGGAACTGCCCGAATGGGCGCCGAAGGAGATCCCGGGCACGCGAGGGACCTGGGCGCCGGACATCTCGTTCTTCAACGGCACGTATCACCTGTACTACTCCGTCTCAACCTTTGGCAAGAACAGCTCCGCCATCGGTCTGGCGGTCAACGAGACGCTCGATCCGAACAGCCCGAAGTACAAGTGGGTCGATCGGGGCATGGTCGTCCGCTCGACCGAGGGCGCCGACGACTGGAACGCCATCGACGGCAATATCGCGATCGAGGACAACGGACGCGTCTGGCTGAACTGGGGCAGCTTCTGGGGCGGGATCAAGATGAGGCGGATCGACCCCGCGACGGGCATGCTCTCGGCCGAAGACACGAAGCTGTATTCGCTGGCCCGCCGGCCCCGGTCGGTCGACGGCGCGGTGGAGGCCCCGTTTCTCATCCGTCGTGACGGCGACTGGTATCTGTTCGTTTCGTTCGACTTCTGCTGTCGCGGCGCCAAGAGCACGTACAACGTGCGTGTCGGCCGCTCGCGCGACATCACCGGTCCTTACGTGGACAGGGACGGCACGCCCATGATGGAAGGGGGCGGGACGTTGGTCATCGAGGCCACGGAGGGGGCTTGGCGCGGCGCCGGCCACCAAGCGGTGTTGCAGGAAGGCGGCATCGATTACCTCGTGTTCCACGCCTACGACGCGACGACCGGGCGCAGCCACCTGCAGATCTCGACGATGGTGTGGGAAGACGGCTGGCCGCGGGTGGGGTCTTTGCCCTGA
- a CDS encoding PP2C family protein-serine/threonine phosphatase produces MGRTKRDIERNEQVYQLSTLVAGEFSLQEVLDRLAEAAVKIVGARACSIRLVDEETNDLKMRSTYGLSEEYRNKGPVTKDDEVIRAAFAGQAVVIDDMRDDSRIQYKEATEREGLVSQLTVAMQFRNHPIGVLRLYSPRPRGFREDDTIVARAVASQCAVAITNAKLYGEAIAGQRMAEQMRLAGLIQRRMIPEKAPRITGLDIAATYIPCFDVGGDFYDFLPISDGRIVITIADVIGKGVPAAIMMSWFRGALQAYTEGFREVLKDIGPVEGDLNSGLKAAIRTKNAIENFNKMACIECREGEFITLFYATIDAIEKTMTYCSCGHEPTALIRNGHVEDLARGGLVLGVDPQAKYEIETVQLEEGDCLLFYTDGLVDAMDFNSVLWGRDRMVEAAKQFADCPADHVVRNVLAYRRRFAGLARQVDDTSLIAVKVGPPRRTEGCRECDPCGDGNR; encoded by the coding sequence ATGGGCAGAACCAAGAGAGATATCGAACGAAACGAGCAGGTGTATCAGCTCAGCACGCTGGTGGCGGGGGAGTTCTCGCTCCAGGAAGTGCTCGACCGGCTGGCGGAGGCGGCGGTCAAGATCGTCGGCGCCAGGGCCTGTTCGATCCGCCTCGTGGACGAAGAGACCAACGACCTGAAGATGCGCAGCACCTACGGGCTCAGCGAGGAATACCGCAACAAGGGCCCTGTGACCAAGGACGACGAGGTCATCCGGGCCGCCTTTGCCGGGCAGGCGGTGGTCATCGACGACATGCGGGACGACAGCCGCATCCAGTACAAGGAGGCGACTGAGAGAGAAGGGCTGGTCAGCCAGTTGACGGTGGCCATGCAGTTCCGCAACCACCCCATCGGCGTGCTGCGTCTCTACAGCCCGCGTCCAAGAGGCTTCAGAGAAGACGACACCATCGTCGCGCGGGCCGTCGCATCGCAATGCGCGGTGGCGATCACCAATGCCAAGCTCTACGGCGAGGCGATTGCCGGCCAGCGGATGGCCGAGCAGATGCGTTTGGCCGGCCTGATCCAGCGCCGGATGATCCCGGAGAAGGCTCCAAGGATCACCGGATTGGACATCGCGGCTACCTATATCCCCTGTTTTGACGTGGGAGGCGATTTCTACGACTTCCTTCCGATCAGCGATGGGCGGATTGTCATCACGATCGCCGACGTGATCGGCAAGGGTGTGCCCGCCGCGATCATGATGAGCTGGTTCCGAGGCGCGCTCCAGGCCTATACCGAGGGGTTCCGCGAGGTGCTCAAGGACATCGGGCCGGTCGAGGGCGATCTGAACAGCGGCCTCAAGGCGGCGATCCGCACGAAGAACGCGATCGAGAATTTCAACAAGATGGCGTGCATCGAATGCCGCGAGGGCGAGTTCATTACGCTGTTTTACGCGACCATCGACGCGATCGAGAAGACGATGACCTACTGTAGCTGCGGGCACGAGCCGACCGCCCTGATACGAAACGGTCACGTCGAGGACCTGGCCAGGGGCGGACTGGTGCTCGGCGTGGACCCGCAGGCGAAGTACGAGATCGAGACGGTTCAACTGGAAGAGGGCGACTGCCTGCTGTTCTACACCGACGGCCTGGTTGACGCCATGGATTTCAACAGTGTGCTCTGGGGTCGCGACCGGATGGTCGAGGCGGCCAAGCAATTTGCCGATTGCCCGGCCGACCACGTGGTTCGTAACGTGCTGGCCTATCGCCGCCGGTTCGCCGGGCTGGCCCGTCAGGTGGACGACACGAGCCTGATCGCCGTCAAGGTCGGCCCGCCCCGGCGAACGGAAGGGTGCCGCGAGTGCGACCCATGCGGCGACGGCAACCGATAA
- a CDS encoding lysophospholipid acyltransferase family protein, with the protein MLKETIKVKWYFVARFLCQVFTLLFFRYRVYGRNQIPADGPFIVAGNHQSFLDPVFMGIGAKRRMLFMARDSLFRSRLFGGLIRSTNAIPLARDKADIGAIKLVLARLKEGHGVCLYPEGTRSSDGKITAFKPGFGLLCRRSQAPVVPALVDGAFECWPRHRTLFSPGPIVVWFGEPLPPEEIRRMTNEQLADWLTHTLRQMQHHCRLKQGKPPYDYTDESPSPDSRQSIE; encoded by the coding sequence ATGCTGAAGGAAACGATCAAAGTCAAGTGGTACTTCGTGGCGCGGTTTCTGTGCCAGGTGTTCACGCTGCTGTTCTTCCGCTACCGCGTGTACGGCCGCAACCAGATCCCCGCCGACGGCCCGTTCATCGTCGCCGGCAATCACCAGAGCTTCCTCGATCCGGTCTTTATGGGCATCGGAGCCAAGCGCCGCATGCTGTTCATGGCGCGCGATTCGCTCTTTCGCTCGCGTCTCTTCGGCGGTCTGATCCGTTCGACCAACGCCATCCCGCTGGCGCGCGACAAGGCCGACATCGGCGCGATCAAGCTGGTGCTTGCCCGGCTCAAGGAAGGTCACGGGGTCTGTCTCTATCCCGAAGGCACGCGAAGCAGCGACGGGAAGATCACCGCGTTCAAGCCGGGCTTCGGCCTGCTCTGCCGCCGCTCGCAGGCGCCCGTCGTGCCGGCCCTGGTCGATGGCGCGTTCGAATGCTGGCCGCGCCACCGCACGCTCTTTTCGCCGGGCCCCATCGTCGTCTGGTTCGGCGAGCCTCTGCCGCCGGAGGAGATTCGAAGGATGACCAACGAGCAACTCGCCGACTGGCTCACCCATACCCTCCGCCAGATGCAGCACCACTGCCGCCTCAAACAAGGCAAACCACCCTACGATTACACCGACGAATCGCCTTCGCCTGACTCCCGTCAGAGTATCGAGTAG